One stretch of Brevibacillus laterosporus DNA includes these proteins:
- a CDS encoding NAD(P)H nitroreductase — protein sequence MAEATQTLATLITSRRSVRQTQNTPLPMESIHEILEQAAYAPFHSEVEPWAVKIASTEQEKKYFFQCVFNSYERIGIFESYTDEKKEKVKESYREYFEGTPVSILVATDVFDHEKKDFESVGATCAFIQNVQLLCWEKNIGAVWRTNPYIFDPEFIKEMGFTSKQKIVGSLHLGYPQQVPKAKERRSLDQWVSRVHVGAE from the coding sequence ATGGCAGAAGCAACGCAAACGCTGGCAACGCTTATTACATCGAGAAGATCAGTACGACAAACTCAAAACACTCCACTTCCTATGGAGTCGATTCATGAAATTTTGGAACAGGCAGCGTATGCTCCTTTTCATAGCGAAGTAGAGCCTTGGGCAGTCAAAATAGCTTCGACTGAGCAGGAAAAGAAATATTTTTTCCAATGTGTCTTTAACAGTTACGAGCGTATTGGTATTTTTGAATCATATACGGATGAGAAAAAAGAGAAAGTAAAAGAATCGTACAGGGAGTATTTTGAAGGTACGCCCGTTTCTATCCTGGTAGCAACCGATGTGTTTGACCATGAAAAAAAGGATTTTGAATCAGTTGGAGCTACTTGCGCATTTATCCAAAACGTTCAACTATTGTGCTGGGAGAAGAATATTGGGGCTGTGTGGCGAACCAATCCTTATATTTTTGATCCAGAATTTATAAAGGAAATGGGATTTACTTCCAAACAAAAAATTGTAGGTTCTCTTCATTTAGGTTATCCACAACAAGTACCTAAAGCAAAGGAACGCCGTTCGCTGGATCAATGGGTGTCTCGCGTTCATGTGGGCGCCGAATAA
- a CDS encoding MarR family transcriptional regulator, which produces MITQQIVGKWQKLLHKHEENIKKNQTSLMNSIRELDGQTGELTLSELHVIACIGKQGQVNVTAISQEMDMTRGAISKISTKLLQRGFLLKKQRADNQKEVHFQLTSTGEEIFRVHEELHEQAEKRVEGFLQKYSCSELDFIDRLLTDAIAEHTNKQRE; this is translated from the coding sequence ATGATTACACAACAAATCGTAGGAAAGTGGCAAAAGCTACTGCACAAACATGAGGAAAACATCAAAAAGAATCAGACTAGCTTAATGAACTCCATTCGAGAGCTGGATGGACAGACAGGAGAACTGACTTTATCTGAGCTGCATGTTATCGCTTGCATTGGAAAGCAAGGGCAGGTAAATGTAACGGCCATTTCCCAAGAGATGGATATGACTCGTGGAGCTATTTCTAAAATTAGTACCAAATTATTGCAGAGAGGATTTCTACTTAAAAAACAACGAGCGGACAACCAAAAAGAGGTTCATTTTCAGTTAACATCCACGGGCGAAGAGATATTTCGTGTGCATGAAGAGTTACATGAACAGGCTGAGAAACGAGTGGAGGGGTTTCTACAAAAATACTCCTGTTCTGAGCTAGATTTCATCGATCGTCTGCTGACCGATGCCATCGCAGAACATACGAACAAGCAGAGAGAATAG
- a CDS encoding 4Fe-4S cluster-binding domain-containing protein, translating into MFYSLFLMAKVSESKIDTFTCNLRCPNCYEGLDIRSSKTAMTKEQIHQMFSSMDQLIQERGATSVHLQYFGGEPFLRSNKAIVEDITLQAVERGWTISGITNGTQIDQYFDLFSRIPGKVDQIQITMDGPEEIHNQLRIRADGGGTYLQICRNVTIRA; encoded by the coding sequence TTGTTTTATTCGTTATTCTTGATGGCGAAAGTCAGTGAAAGTAAAATTGATACGTTTACCTGTAATCTGCGTTGTCCCAACTGCTATGAAGGCCTCGATATTAGATCGTCTAAAACCGCTATGACGAAGGAACAAATTCATCAGATGTTTTCTTCTATGGATCAACTCATTCAAGAACGGGGAGCAACCTCCGTACACCTACAATATTTCGGAGGAGAACCATTTTTACGATCGAACAAAGCGATTGTGGAGGACATCACGCTACAAGCTGTTGAGCGAGGATGGACGATTTCTGGTATAACGAATGGTACGCAAATCGATCAGTATTTTGATCTGTTTTCCAGAATACCAGGCAAGGTCGATCAGATTCAAATTACCATGGACGGGCCAGAGGAAATACACAACCAGCTACGTATTCGTGCTGACGGTGGTGGAACCTACTTACAAATTTGCCGGAATGTCACTATTAGAGCTTAA
- a CDS encoding SPASM domain-containing protein, whose protein sequence is MVRKSISILICFPEYQARSIRFKLPWTGQRKYTTSYVFVLTVVEPTYKFAGMSLLELNIPVLLRVNTGTDNVSHLPRMFAEFEQMGWTASPHFMCQIAPINDHACTGCVPNYQPEFKLLTQLHETFGDWEVARDRYRLALGYDMERRTSLLRQAIYGKDSIMWRGESIDLTGCSASKHHYVVYGAEGFIYACPESVGNKEAAIGHYSPEHFIDRNKWNKWDLNISNTSKCSECNIAPVCGGACPWHGFHSSKEDAYEPHCNFAQQTMKTYLDQNRQRILDLLAVNQ, encoded by the coding sequence ATGGTACGCAAATCGATCAGTATTTTGATCTGTTTTCCAGAATACCAGGCAAGGTCGATCAGATTCAAATTACCATGGACGGGCCAGAGGAAATACACAACCAGCTACGTATTCGTGCTGACGGTGGTGGAACCTACTTACAAATTTGCCGGAATGTCACTATTAGAGCTTAACATTCCTGTTCTGCTACGTGTGAATACAGGTACCGATAATGTGAGCCATCTGCCTAGAATGTTTGCCGAATTTGAACAAATGGGTTGGACTGCTTCCCCACATTTTATGTGTCAGATTGCTCCGATAAATGATCATGCCTGTACGGGGTGTGTACCTAATTATCAGCCAGAATTTAAGCTTTTAACACAATTACACGAGACGTTCGGTGATTGGGAAGTAGCTCGAGATCGCTATCGACTAGCATTAGGCTATGATATGGAAAGAAGAACCAGCTTATTAAGACAGGCGATCTATGGCAAGGATTCAATCATGTGGAGAGGGGAAAGTATTGATTTAACTGGGTGTAGTGCATCCAAGCACCATTATGTGGTCTATGGCGCAGAGGGTTTCATTTATGCCTGTCCTGAATCGGTGGGGAATAAAGAGGCAGCGATTGGTCACTATAGCCCTGAGCATTTTATTGATCGCAATAAGTGGAACAAATGGGATTTAAATATTTCAAATACAAGTAAATGCTCTGAGTGTAATATTGCTCCGGTATGTGGAGGAGCCTGTCCGTGGCATGGTTTCCATAGTAGTAAGGAAGATGCCTATGAGCCACACTGTAATTTTGCTCAGCAGACAATGAAAACCTATCTGGATCAGAATAGACAGAGAATCTTGGACTTGTTGGCGGTGAATCAGTAA
- a CDS encoding radical SAM protein: MACNLRCPYCFEPHKLHETSQVMTESQVEAAFEALDAIREQRKDLSRAGYNLFGGEPLLPTTKKIVESVVQKAAQRHLYGSITTNGTHLHQFVDILYPYRTLLLFQITIDGSQEIHDKRRITAGGKGTFEQIISNIELYLSKGFKIDVRMNLNEENIHIVPELLQYLKEKKFPEYDNFCLSLSPVTNYTGLGGEGIMAPHEVEARVREQVPMNLLKEVKVGLNGDFSRLNLPVSKAIGESFIKDEFMPSLFYCEASGGSFYVFAPDGNIYPCNQIIADPSWAIGTYDSEFYINQEAADLWHGRDVSNMPQCMECSVAFLCSGGCPVMANRKYGSPMASYCGTSKKELHDYLDSVAPKILSQV, encoded by the coding sequence ATGGCCTGTAATTTGCGATGTCCATACTGTTTTGAGCCGCATAAATTGCATGAAACGAGTCAGGTGATGACAGAGAGTCAGGTGGAGGCAGCATTTGAAGCGCTTGATGCGATTCGTGAACAGCGTAAAGATTTATCGAGGGCAGGCTACAATTTGTTTGGTGGGGAACCCCTGTTGCCTACTACTAAAAAAATAGTAGAATCCGTTGTCCAAAAGGCTGCCCAACGTCATTTATATGGTTCTATCACCACAAATGGCACCCATCTCCATCAATTTGTGGATATCCTATATCCCTATCGAACACTTTTACTATTTCAAATCACCATTGATGGAAGCCAAGAGATACATGATAAAAGGCGGATAACGGCTGGTGGTAAGGGAACCTTTGAACAAATTATTTCTAACATTGAATTATACCTTAGCAAAGGCTTTAAAATTGATGTCAGAATGAATTTAAATGAAGAAAATATTCATATCGTACCAGAGTTATTACAGTATCTAAAAGAAAAAAAATTCCCTGAATACGATAATTTTTGTCTTTCGCTATCCCCTGTAACAAATTATACCGGACTTGGTGGGGAAGGAATTATGGCTCCACATGAGGTGGAGGCACGTGTGCGGGAGCAAGTGCCTATGAATTTACTAAAAGAGGTTAAGGTTGGGTTAAATGGTGATTTTTCGCGGTTGAATTTGCCTGTAAGTAAGGCGATAGGCGAAAGCTTTATAAAAGATGAGTTTATGCCATCGCTATTTTATTGTGAGGCCTCAGGCGGAAGTTTTTATGTATTTGCACCAGATGGCAACATTTATCCCTGTAATCAGATCATTGCAGACCCTAGTTGGGCGATTGGTACCTATGATTCCGAGTTTTATATTAACCAAGAAGCAGCAGACCTATGGCATGGTCGAGATGTTAGTAATATGCCTCAATGTATGGAGTGCAGTGTTGCCTTCCTTTGCTCAGGTGGTTGTCCGGTCATGGCTAACAGGAAGTATGGTTCTCCTATGGCTTCTTATTGTGGAACCTCAAAAAAAGAATTACATGATTATTTAGATTCGGTCGCTCCTAAAATTTTGTCCCAAGTATAA
- a CDS encoding tetratricopeptide repeat protein, producing MHADNEKMYLVVNSKFSKWKPCPIMSQIVNDVLQIYTEIQAYSQRIEPTLEIPVSLVPFINPLLRKRLGLFYMPSLTPDNNDHPEEKTSYQLIQCVANVIRTIQKTMQQTLVLVLPAGLSISKTDRLFLKAVDKHVTFKWYEQDVREQRSDFPDKMYTPKLKQAKQTVSFYTRRITREQRLLSLIIGGIDRALQAAFYHEANRKIVMATRLFRRMGPIPYSLKERQAFVYLALQQHQRAIKHLFWLVEHARTPIEGCHARISLAAQLITQDQQKESFEQARRCLAEVKQLEREVVGTERILLESMRLNTTALLLYRRKKYRSALQKLERAFATIDNNELVEKYAGQVSIVSDNAVRITLLLYETKSSEKWATRLSRAAQYHDFGKIRASKVYAKLEKWEEAKDWATKALEENVAQPELYINRALCLYHLKEYKRMLQDVERAEAYGKQDIEIILLKATVMEELDKKSEAIDYYQQAICINPHHVHAWIDMARLYWDIGETRDATVALTQAIMLDPSREDVREWMNMLQHS from the coding sequence ATGCATGCAGACAACGAAAAGATGTACCTAGTTGTCAATTCTAAGTTCTCTAAATGGAAGCCTTGTCCGATTATGAGTCAGATTGTGAATGATGTCTTACAAATTTACACAGAAATACAAGCATACTCACAGAGAATAGAACCTACGCTAGAGATACCTGTCTCCCTTGTTCCATTCATAAACCCTTTACTACGCAAACGACTAGGATTATTTTATATGCCGAGTCTTACCCCCGACAATAATGATCATCCCGAAGAGAAAACCAGCTATCAATTGATTCAGTGTGTGGCCAATGTAATCAGGACGATTCAAAAGACAATGCAACAAACTCTAGTTTTGGTTCTCCCAGCAGGATTATCTATAAGTAAAACAGATCGACTCTTTTTAAAAGCTGTAGATAAGCATGTAACTTTTAAATGGTACGAACAAGATGTAAGAGAACAGCGGTCGGATTTTCCAGATAAAATGTATACCCCCAAGCTGAAACAAGCCAAACAAACTGTTTCTTTCTATACAAGAAGAATTACTAGAGAGCAGCGCTTATTATCTCTGATCATTGGAGGTATTGACCGAGCATTACAAGCTGCCTTCTATCATGAAGCAAATAGAAAAATAGTAATGGCAACTCGCCTGTTTCGTAGAATGGGTCCCATTCCGTATTCCCTAAAGGAGCGACAAGCATTCGTTTATTTAGCCCTACAACAACACCAACGAGCTATTAAACACCTTTTTTGGCTTGTGGAGCATGCACGGACCCCTATAGAAGGCTGTCATGCTAGAATCAGTCTTGCTGCTCAATTAATCACTCAGGATCAACAGAAAGAATCATTTGAACAGGCTAGACGCTGTCTTGCCGAGGTGAAGCAACTGGAGAGAGAGGTTGTTGGCACTGAACGTATCTTACTTGAATCGATGCGCTTAAACACGACAGCATTATTGCTATATCGCAGGAAGAAATATCGTAGTGCACTACAAAAATTGGAACGGGCATTTGCCACCATTGATAATAACGAGCTTGTAGAAAAATATGCAGGACAGGTAAGTATTGTGAGTGATAATGCAGTTCGAATCACCCTTTTGCTTTATGAAACGAAATCTTCTGAAAAATGGGCAACTCGTCTCTCTAGAGCTGCACAGTATCATGATTTTGGGAAGATACGAGCAAGTAAAGTGTACGCTAAATTAGAAAAATGGGAAGAGGCTAAGGACTGGGCAACAAAGGCGCTAGAAGAAAACGTGGCACAGCCTGAGCTATATATTAACAGGGCGTTATGTTTGTATCATTTGAAAGAGTATAAACGAATGCTTCAGGATGTAGAGCGAGCGGAAGCATATGGAAAGCAAGATATAGAGATCATTCTTCTCAAAGCTACAGTGATGGAGGAATTAGATAAAAAATCGGAAGCAATCGATTATTATCAGCAAGCAATCTGTATCAATCCACATCATGTACATGCATGGATTGATATGGCGCGGTTGTATTGGGACATAGGAGAGACTAGAGATGCAACGGTAGCTTTGACGCAAGCTATTATGCTTGATCCATCAAGAGAAGACGTTCGAGAATGGATGAATATGTTACAACACTCGTAG
- a CDS encoding radical SAM protein gives MDEYVTTLVGRDQRMLHLIRPPYRTDSICPPINLLTLAGYVEPYYKVTVTDLVPPYIRNEISLDSESVQSMAQHLLEDPSPVLGFTAMCSSYAAALRIAEECKRQDPTRFILFGGPHAGFVDQDTLLAFPFVDAIVVGEGEKTILEFLDAYLNQLPFTNIAGLTYRDNNQIVKNHKRDVLDDLDELPIPAYHLIDNIEEYYGAGADRFIEIEAGRGCPFQCKFCSTSLFFSRRYRVKSPERLVNEMKWLKEHWNITGFGLIHDNLTVNKTKIFELCQIFLESGENFTWYCSSRTDTINREMMEKMKESGCKGIFFGVESGSQEMQKNIGKRLKLQNALETFTHLQEVKINATASFIVGFPDETLADFEDTLSMALELKMAGNRDIQLHSLTTLPGTEVLEQCLDDIIFDTNLLTFLDITSVIDITEVELKWIQEHKKIFSNFYSVPTKHYPLELVYQARGSYFYLVHYRPKTLYAIKRLVGLQNVQIVARLVKKLSGDFREWLPEQLLQALEAVVADLPGDVGMFIQDVLNYETVYTSVADFTDGANGWVRYKGVDPTQQCTEEMVKPAKTLAVTYDIMPVLHRIRRSSSNVGYYFLDI, from the coding sequence ATGGATGAATATGTTACAACACTCGTAGGGAGGGATCAAAGGATGCTCCACCTCATTCGACCACCATACAGGACGGATTCCATTTGTCCACCCATTAATCTACTTACACTAGCTGGATATGTAGAACCTTATTATAAAGTAACCGTAACAGACTTGGTTCCTCCTTATATACGGAATGAAATTTCATTAGATAGTGAGAGTGTCCAAAGCATGGCACAGCATTTACTGGAAGACCCATCTCCTGTTTTGGGTTTTACAGCGATGTGTAGTTCGTATGCGGCTGCATTGAGGATTGCCGAAGAATGCAAGAGGCAGGACCCTACTCGCTTTATTTTATTTGGTGGACCCCACGCTGGTTTTGTCGATCAGGATACACTACTGGCATTTCCTTTCGTAGATGCCATTGTGGTGGGGGAAGGAGAAAAGACAATTCTGGAATTTCTCGATGCCTATTTGAATCAATTGCCATTTACAAACATTGCTGGTCTTACCTATCGAGACAATAATCAGATTGTGAAGAACCACAAACGGGATGTGCTGGATGATTTGGATGAATTACCCATTCCTGCCTATCATTTAATCGATAATATTGAGGAGTATTATGGAGCTGGGGCAGATCGGTTCATTGAGATTGAAGCTGGAAGAGGATGTCCTTTTCAATGTAAATTTTGTAGCACATCGCTGTTTTTCTCCCGTAGATATCGAGTGAAATCCCCAGAGCGTTTAGTGAATGAGATGAAGTGGCTAAAAGAGCATTGGAATATAACTGGATTTGGGCTTATTCATGATAACTTGACAGTAAACAAAACAAAGATATTCGAACTATGTCAAATTTTTCTTGAGTCGGGTGAGAATTTTACCTGGTATTGTTCTTCAAGAACGGACACGATCAACAGAGAAATGATGGAGAAAATGAAGGAATCAGGGTGTAAAGGTATCTTTTTTGGTGTAGAGTCAGGCAGTCAAGAGATGCAAAAAAATATTGGGAAACGCTTAAAACTTCAAAATGCTTTGGAAACCTTTACTCACTTGCAAGAGGTAAAAATTAATGCGACTGCTTCATTTATTGTAGGTTTTCCGGATGAAACATTGGCTGATTTTGAAGATACGCTCTCTATGGCATTGGAACTAAAAATGGCGGGAAATAGAGATATCCAACTGCATTCGTTAACTACATTACCAGGTACAGAGGTATTGGAACAATGTCTAGATGATATCATTTTTGATACTAATTTGCTTACGTTTCTGGATATCACATCTGTCATTGATATTACTGAGGTAGAATTAAAGTGGATTCAAGAACATAAAAAAATCTTTAGTAATTTTTACTCCGTGCCTACCAAGCATTATCCACTTGAACTCGTGTATCAGGCGAGAGGAAGCTATTTCTATCTTGTTCATTATCGACCTAAGACTTTATATGCAATAAAACGGTTAGTTGGGTTGCAAAATGTACAAATAGTGGCACGATTGGTAAAAAAATTGTCTGGGGATTTTCGTGAGTGGCTGCCAGAACAATTGCTGCAAGCTTTAGAAGCAGTTGTAGCAGATTTACCAGGTGATGTAGGAATGTTTATACAAGATGTGCTGAACTATGAGACCGTCTATACTTCTGTGGCAGACTTTACAGATGGAGCTAATGGATGGGTACGATACAAAGGTGTTGATCCAACGCAACAATGTACAGAAGAAATGGTGAAACCTGCTAAAACGCTTGCGGTTACCTATGATATCATGCCTGTTCTACATCGGATTAGGAGATCAAGTTCGAACGTGGGCTATTATTTTCTGGATATTTAA
- a CDS encoding MFS transporter: MISCLFYIGLGDQVRTWAIIFWIFKMSDHSPTMQMMVLIAQYVPAIIFGPLAGVWVDRFNHKRVLYFSLIVRSLLSLAIIPFIITVNMGAILILIAISAVIAQFFQPSMSKLMVVLVPKASLLAANSLTRSTKTSLNLLGPICATALYQLFGAELSLVLDGLSFLLAAACIFIIRMDRNVDGENRRISGLFTSFWKDFFAGMQFAWGNSAVRGIFLLILYY; this comes from the coding sequence ATGATATCATGCCTGTTCTACATCGGATTAGGAGATCAAGTTCGAACGTGGGCTATTATTTTCTGGATATTTAAGATGAGCGATCATTCCCCGACCATGCAGATGATGGTTTTGATTGCTCAGTATGTTCCTGCTATTATATTCGGGCCTTTAGCAGGCGTATGGGTAGATCGATTTAATCATAAACGTGTATTGTACTTTTCTTTGATCGTTCGGTCGTTGCTCTCTTTAGCAATCATTCCTTTTATCATCACGGTCAATATGGGAGCAATCTTGATTCTAATTGCCATTTCAGCTGTAATCGCCCAGTTTTTTCAGCCTTCCATGTCAAAATTAATGGTTGTTCTTGTTCCCAAAGCATCATTGCTGGCAGCTAATAGCCTCACGCGAAGTACAAAAACCTCCCTTAATCTGCTAGGACCTATTTGCGCTACAGCCCTGTACCAGCTATTTGGAGCAGAACTATCTCTTGTTCTAGACGGGCTTAGTTTTCTTTTAGCAGCGGCATGTATCTTTATCATTCGTATGGATAGAAACGTAGATGGGGAAAACAGGCGGATTTCTGGTTTATTTACATCATTTTGGAAAGATTTTTTTGCAGGCATGCAGTTTGCTTGGGGAAATTCAGCCGTACGTGGCATCTTTTTATTGATTTTGTATTATTAG
- a CDS encoding MFS transporter → MISLGAGAVNLLNIFLVVDILELPEDHVAWGNTCQAIGMLASAILLGVISKRVKAFNWLSIGGVGIIFLGIVLLAVSPNAWIMLASRFITGIGSTVLTVSLTTLFQYEVPEELLGRIGAVLETAPLLAMLVSVGLSGYLQSLISTRLIFIGSAVIILVAGLIAMVQLGCLQTMKKEEIRTESM, encoded by the coding sequence ATTATTAGTTTAGGTGCGGGTGCCGTTAACCTTTTAAATATCTTTCTTGTGGTAGATATCCTTGAGCTACCTGAAGATCATGTTGCTTGGGGTAATACGTGTCAAGCTATCGGAATGTTAGCTTCAGCCATTCTGTTGGGTGTCATTAGTAAACGAGTCAAAGCCTTTAATTGGTTGAGCATTGGTGGAGTAGGGATTATTTTTCTAGGCATTGTGTTACTCGCTGTCTCTCCTAATGCGTGGATCATGCTTGCTAGTCGATTCATTACAGGGATTGGTTCGACCGTGTTGACTGTTTCACTTACCACCTTATTTCAATATGAAGTTCCAGAAGAGTTGCTTGGGAGAATTGGTGCTGTGTTAGAAACGGCTCCACTCCTTGCCATGTTAGTCTCCGTTGGCTTATCGGGGTATTTACAGTCTTTGATTTCTACCAGACTTATTTTTATTGGATCCGCTGTTATTATCCTAGTTGCGGGACTTATAGCGATGGTGCAATTAGGTTGCTTGCAGACGATGAAAAAAGAGGAGATACGAACGGAGAGTATGTAA
- a CDS encoding ABC transporter permease: MEQINIDRIHQQYKQSVARTKWLVLLTQFLILVVFLGMWEIAARLQWIDVLLFSSPSRIWSLFIEKITDMSIFMHTGVTVLETVIGFLLGTLFGTLIAIVIWWSPFLSRVLEPYLIIANSMPKVALGPLFIVGLGPGIVSIIATTLSISIIITAITIYTSFREVNPNYMKVMQTFGAKKSQMFTKVILPATMPTIISSLKVNVGLSWVGVIVGEFLVAQKGLGYLIIYGFQVFNFSLVMVSLFVIALVAALMYQGVSYLEKRLTSQFK; encoded by the coding sequence ATGGAGCAGATTAACATAGATCGCATTCATCAGCAGTATAAACAAAGCGTAGCACGTACTAAATGGCTAGTTCTCCTCACTCAGTTTCTTATCCTGGTCGTGTTTTTAGGTATGTGGGAAATTGCCGCCCGCTTACAATGGATTGATGTTTTACTGTTTAGCTCACCTAGTCGCATCTGGAGTTTATTTATTGAAAAAATCACTGATATGAGCATATTTATGCATACCGGTGTAACCGTGCTAGAAACCGTAATTGGATTTTTACTCGGAACCCTTTTTGGTACCTTGATTGCCATCGTGATTTGGTGGTCCCCTTTTCTATCTCGGGTGTTGGAGCCTTACTTAATCATCGCAAATAGCATGCCAAAAGTGGCATTGGGTCCTCTGTTTATTGTCGGTTTAGGCCCCGGTATCGTCTCCATCATTGCCACAACACTTTCCATTTCCATCATTATTACCGCCATAACGATTTATACGAGCTTCCGTGAGGTTAATCCTAACTACATGAAAGTAATGCAGACCTTTGGTGCGAAAAAAAGTCAGATGTTTACCAAGGTGATTCTCCCCGCCACGATGCCGACGATTATTTCATCCTTAAAGGTAAATGTCGGTCTATCTTGGGTAGGTGTTATTGTCGGAGAGTTCCTCGTTGCTCAAAAAGGCTTGGGGTATCTGATTATTTACGGATTTCAGGTTTTTAACTTTTCCCTGGTCATGGTATCTCTCTTCGTCATCGCTCTCGTCGCCGCTTTGATGTACCAAGGTGTCAGCTATCTAGAGAAGAGGCTTACCAGCCAGTTTAAATAG
- a CDS encoding ABC transporter ATP-binding protein, whose product MNPSPSSPAKIELSHVTHLYVTPRNAFMAINSISLRVEEGEFVCLVGPSGCGKTTLLSLIAGLEKPTAGQIYLDGNKITGTTRKVGYMLQQDYLFNWRSIEENIFLGLEVQGIRTKENEEYALHLLEEMELIHFRKALPQQLSGGMKQRVALVRTLACQPEILLLDEPFSALDHQTKLMLEDLIIETLRRHKKTAILVTHDLQEAVAMGDRIYILDRNPGRIRSEMKIPETIRQALPFQARQLTGFSDLYNHVWKEMEGCSDGAD is encoded by the coding sequence ATGAACCCTTCCCCTTCTTCTCCGGCAAAAATTGAGCTGAGCCATGTAACCCACCTCTACGTAACACCGCGCAACGCGTTCATGGCCATAAACAGCATATCCTTGCGTGTGGAGGAGGGTGAATTCGTCTGTTTAGTAGGTCCTAGCGGTTGTGGAAAAACCACTTTACTTTCGCTAATCGCAGGACTTGAAAAACCAACAGCAGGTCAAATTTATCTAGACGGTAATAAAATAACAGGAACCACTCGTAAGGTAGGCTACATGCTACAACAAGATTATTTATTTAACTGGCGTAGCATAGAAGAGAATATATTTCTCGGCCTAGAGGTGCAAGGAATACGTACCAAAGAAAATGAAGAATATGCGCTACATTTATTAGAAGAGATGGAGCTGATTCACTTTCGGAAAGCCTTGCCACAACAATTATCTGGCGGGATGAAACAACGTGTTGCCTTAGTGCGCACCCTTGCCTGTCAACCAGAAATTCTGCTCTTGGATGAACCCTTCTCCGCTCTGGATCACCAGACGAAGCTTATGCTTGAGGATCTCATTATTGAAACCTTGCGTCGCCACAAGAAAACAGCCATTCTGGTCACTCATGATTTACAGGAAGCTGTAGCTATGGGAGACCGAATCTACATATTAGATCGTAATCCGGGACGCATTCGTTCGGAAATGAAGATACCAGAGACAATTCGTCAGGCGTTGCCATTCCAAGCTCGACAATTGACCGGCTTCTCTGATCTATACAACCACGTGTGGAAAGAGATGGAGGGATGTTCTGATGGAGCAGATTAA